A stretch of Deferribacter autotrophicus DNA encodes these proteins:
- a CDS encoding type I restriction enzyme HsdR N-terminal domain-containing protein — MPKDLIESTKTGIKNFETLKEKYKKFVPILKQASEIELNESDTCNLVTKILEELLDYTIFEITTEHRIRNQYADFAIKVDGQILFIIEVKSLKTKLNDNHLTQAATYAANEGVEWVLLTNGIEWKLYHVNFEKPISWELVFDISLLENKHNMLEKLCLLTKYSFLRNEVGKYNERLQALSETVVKKVLLTDDVIKAIVKGLKKETGYNKIEPEKVKKVVKRLLEVKQ, encoded by the coding sequence ATGCCAAAAGATCTTATAGAATCAACCAAAACGGGAATAAAAAATTTTGAAACCTTAAAAGAAAAATATAAGAAGTTTGTACCAATATTAAAACAAGCTTCAGAAATAGAACTGAATGAATCGGATACATGTAATTTAGTAACTAAAATTTTAGAAGAATTGTTAGATTATACTATTTTTGAGATTACAACTGAACATCGCATTAGAAATCAATATGCTGATTTTGCTATAAAAGTAGATGGACAAATATTATTTATTATAGAAGTGAAATCATTAAAAACAAAGTTAAACGACAATCATTTAACACAGGCTGCTACTTATGCTGCAAATGAGGGAGTTGAGTGGGTACTTTTAACAAATGGAATTGAATGGAAACTTTATCATGTAAATTTTGAAAAACCAATATCTTGGGAACTTGTTTTTGACATATCACTGTTAGAAAATAAGCACAATATGTTGGAAAAATTGTGTTTGTTAACAAAATATAGTTTTTTAAGAAATGAGGTTGGTAAGTATAATGAAAGACTACAAGCATTGAGCGAAACTGTAGTCAAAAAAGTTTTGTTAACAGATGATGTTATAAAAGCAATTGTAAAAGGATTAAAGAAAGAAACTGGTTATAATAAAATTGAACCTGAAAAAGTAAAGAAAGTTGTAAAGAGGTTACTTGAGGTTAAGCAATAA
- a CDS encoding tyrosine-type recombinase/integrase yields MKSIQFSNLPQLTESASKIKYFNNEELNSLVREFQNYYDNSPRRRSAGKYWLTFLFLRFTGARVSEVLSIDDTKDIDYRNSRIRLITLKRKKKVYRTIPVPTDLINELLRYLAEYPEERGKVFKIQYVHFYNKFKNLCIKAGIDIEKAHPHTLRHTRAIELINAGVPLNHIQALLGHSSILNTSIYLLVTGKELEVILKEKGLI; encoded by the coding sequence ATGAAAAGCATTCAGTTTAGTAATTTGCCTCAATTGACAGAATCAGCAAGTAAAATTAAATATTTCAATAATGAAGAATTGAATAGTTTGGTTAGAGAATTTCAAAATTATTATGATAATTCACCAAGACGAAGGTCAGCAGGAAAATATTGGCTAACTTTTTTATTTCTAAGATTTACGGGCGCAAGAGTTAGTGAAGTTTTAAGTATAGATGATACTAAAGATATTGATTACAGAAATTCAAGGATTAGACTAATAACGCTAAAGAGAAAAAAGAAAGTTTATCGAACTATCCCGGTCCCAACAGATTTAATAAATGAGCTATTGCGTTATCTTGCGGAATATCCCGAAGAAAGAGGTAAGGTATTCAAAATTCAGTATGTTCATTTTTATAACAAGTTTAAAAATCTTTGCATTAAAGCTGGTATAGATATTGAGAAAGCTCATCCTCATACTTTAAGACACACAAGAGCAATAGAACTTATAAATGCAGGTGTTCCTTTAAATCATATCCAAGCTTTACTTGGTCATTCAAGCATTTTAAATACATCTATATATTTACTTGTCACGGGTAAGGAACTTGAGGTAATATTAAAGGAAAAAGGTTTGATTTAA
- a CDS encoding DNA double-strand break repair nuclease NurA encodes MGYTGRRRPNQWASKASHTFLIKDNDVRTFLEKCSFPKEKDEISIDNKYIYETIEITDNPIKLIIAVDGGYNEANVKKKFPSASLAFFQFGALSFSVEDLRNLSHDPFIFPEQIAKLKELERIKLVIPVRNITYYEQTTLTDSIRKAIYDFFMVPRDAFSFMDVLYWLVFEIYNTDKVEFYNLASHPNKNSDAKNIKLFRDKMNKDFTFEHEDGKIYLTDIFRLHEAIDDELGAHGILGYITGLIEQIIIAYYIKFIYEKKPDLLNEILFIKDGPLAFFGQTANMHKPFRKLFNYLSKKYNVFIVGLEKSGPFVEHAIELCDTTNGKPILERGKYLLLSNKHIYKYILPGDPEDEKPYARTSYYSAKLIFHSKNGYIYVLTIPVEDENIVLDPQKENFKNIDIILNNLEYLKCDMYDNSLIPVALVNQLVSIADHPSSVLLEKFSKREIK; translated from the coding sequence ATGGGGTATACTGGTAGGAGAAGACCCAATCAATGGGCAAGTAAAGCGTCTCATACTTTTTTAATTAAAGACAATGATGTTAGAACATTTTTAGAAAAGTGTTCTTTCCCTAAAGAAAAAGATGAAATATCTATTGATAATAAATATATTTATGAAACAATTGAGATTACTGATAATCCAATTAAACTAATTATCGCAGTTGATGGTGGTTATAATGAAGCAAACGTAAAAAAGAAATTTCCTTCTGCTTCTTTGGCATTTTTTCAATTTGGCGCACTATCTTTTTCTGTTGAGGATTTAAGAAATTTATCTCATGATCCTTTTATTTTCCCTGAGCAAATAGCCAAACTTAAAGAATTAGAACGAATAAAATTAGTTATTCCTGTAAGAAATATTACTTATTATGAACAAACTACTTTAACTGATTCAATTCGTAAAGCAATATATGATTTTTTTATGGTTCCCAGAGATGCTTTTAGTTTTATGGATGTTTTATATTGGTTAGTTTTTGAGATTTATAATACTGATAAGGTTGAGTTTTATAATTTAGCAAGTCATCCTAATAAAAATTCCGATGCGAAAAATATAAAACTATTTCGTGATAAAATGAATAAAGATTTTACATTTGAGCATGAAGATGGAAAAATTTATTTAACGGATATTTTCAGATTACATGAAGCTATTGACGATGAATTAGGGGCACATGGTATTTTAGGTTATATTACTGGTTTAATCGAACAGATAATAATTGCATATTACATAAAATTTATCTATGAAAAAAAACCTGATTTATTAAACGAAATTCTTTTTATAAAAGATGGCCCTTTAGCATTTTTTGGACAAACAGCAAATATGCATAAGCCATTCAGAAAATTGTTTAATTATCTGTCAAAGAAATATAACGTTTTTATTGTAGGTTTGGAAAAAAGCGGTCCATTTGTTGAACACGCGATTGAACTATGCGATACCACAAATGGTAAGCCAATTTTGGAAAGAGGAAAATATTTGTTGCTCAGCAACAAACACATTTATAAATATATTTTGCCAGGGGATCCTGAAGATGAAAAACCTTATGCTCGAACTTCATATTATAGTGCAAAATTAATATTTCATTCAAAGAATGGATATATATATGTATTAACTATACCGGTAGAGGATGAAAATATAGTATTAGATCCTCAGAAAGAAAATTTTAAAAATATTGATATTATTTTAAATAATCTTGAGTATTTAAAATGTGATATGTATGATAATTCACTAATTCCTGTTGCATTGGTAAATCAGTTGGTTTCAATAGCAGACCATCCCAGTTCTGTATTATTAGAAAAGTTCTCAAAACGTGAAATAAAATAG
- a CDS encoding type IV secretion system DNA-binding domain-containing protein produces the protein MSKNSSLTVSLKKGKIPKDKVFIGKGFVWQNDHVQKMYDLKSMNRLDGLLNPNSDGLSLIHGIGKKEEKNIYLPVEELNTHTAIVGTTGVGKTRALELFIGQAILQNEPVVVIDPKGDNQLVDRVYDLCIKAGRKNDFMFFSLAHPKSSSTYNPLENFSKPTDIASRIRSIMDIGEEPFYADFAWNLILGITSALLSLDEKPTIRSIHRYSLIDFEELMTKFTKRYNEAKMSNDEAIVTKLEPALKYLKKIESHPRDHFAKVTASLEPVLASLSHGEIGDLLSTIPSDITFEKVINKNKVVYFYLSSMIDNQVARNVGRMALQDLLFYVGSIYAHYPDVEFPLNVFVDEFYNVIFDGYVDLLNKARGAGVRVTLAMQTSKDVESVVSEPKAMQILANTNNKIFFRVPEIEVAKLFSEMFGKTVIKERMKTISVSPDVGDNGIYYGTNSGERLLNKEVDLIEPQLLTSLPKGEVFMYTQGRLPYKVRMPLISDKIENRFMEKVIESNRGLEYV, from the coding sequence ATGAGCAAAAATAGTTCTCTAACAGTTAGTCTGAAAAAAGGAAAAATACCAAAAGATAAGGTGTTTATCGGTAAAGGATTTGTATGGCAAAACGACCACGTTCAGAAAATGTATGATTTAAAAAGCATGAACAGATTGGATGGGCTTCTTAATCCTAATAGCGATGGATTATCTCTTATTCATGGAATAGGGAAGAAAGAAGAAAAAAATATTTATTTGCCTGTTGAAGAATTAAATACCCATACAGCCATTGTAGGAACAACAGGCGTGGGTAAAACGAGGGCTTTAGAACTGTTTATCGGACAAGCGATTTTACAAAATGAACCTGTTGTGGTCATTGATCCGAAGGGGGATAATCAACTTGTTGATAGAGTATATGATTTATGTATTAAAGCTGGTAGGAAAAATGATTTTATGTTCTTTTCTCTTGCGCATCCTAAAAGCAGTAGCACATATAACCCTCTTGAAAATTTTTCAAAGCCCACAGATATAGCGTCAAGAATAAGGTCCATAATGGATATAGGCGAAGAACCTTTTTATGCTGATTTTGCATGGAATTTGATACTGGGAATTACATCAGCCCTTTTATCTCTTGATGAAAAACCGACTATCAGGTCAATACATAGATATTCTCTTATTGATTTTGAAGAATTGATGACAAAGTTTACAAAAAGATACAATGAAGCAAAAATGAGTAACGATGAAGCTATAGTAACAAAACTTGAGCCTGCTCTGAAATACCTTAAAAAGATTGAAAGTCATCCGAGAGATCACTTTGCTAAAGTAACAGCTTCACTTGAACCTGTATTAGCTTCTTTAAGTCACGGTGAAATTGGAGATTTGTTATCGACAATACCATCGGATATAACATTTGAGAAAGTTATTAATAAGAATAAAGTGGTATATTTTTATTTAAGCTCAATGATTGACAATCAGGTAGCGAGAAATGTCGGCCGAATGGCTTTGCAGGATTTACTATTTTATGTTGGTTCAATATATGCTCACTATCCTGATGTTGAGTTCCCTTTAAATGTATTCGTAGATGAATTTTACAATGTAATTTTCGATGGATATGTAGATTTACTAAACAAGGCTCGTGGAGCGGGCGTCAGAGTAACTCTTGCCATGCAAACAAGCAAAGACGTTGAAAGTGTTGTTAGCGAACCTAAAGCAATGCAGATACTTGCTAACACAAACAATAAGATTTTCTTCAGAGTGCCGGAAATAGAGGTTGCCAAACTGTTTTCGGAGATGTTTGGGAAGACCGTTATTAAAGAAAGGATGAAAACAATAAGCGTAAGTCCGGATGTTGGCGACAATGGAATATATTATGGAACAAATTCAGGTGAAAGATTGTTAAATAAGGAAGTAGATTTAATAGAACCCCAATTATTAACTTCACTGCCAAAAGGCGAGGTTTTTATGTATACCCAAGGCAGGTTGCCGTATAAAGTCAGAATGCCGCTAATATCAGACAAAATTGAAAACCGCTTTATGGAAAAAGTTATAGAAAGCAATAGGGGGTTAGAGTATGTCTGA
- a CDS encoding ATP-binding protein: protein MDSVLSKIESEIKTIFRDGRKEENFVGRPFYLDYNKALILVSDAWKWRVKGIPQGAFLLAFYEGEDDVEEAILLRALTPTKLPTDNNVISAMIEYYKDNLDTSGRAGAKKESKLDDFTRYEFSFSGLECRILGVFYKTVIDGKEKIEFGADLENFYSANNYKVYKARGKVLEEIVNQRVGDVIPGNENEFKIGKVRYSSTRRFQNQEPEEIKVYISPKDFLGKRTALFGMTRTGKSNTVKKIIEATAEISKKAKNKLNDSISPEEALEMFDKSGAPKYPVGQIIFDINGEYANANMQDEGTAIFELYKEDVIRYSVLEKEGFNVMKVNFYKDIEAGFSLILNHFREVGENSDYVNSFLSISLEKPEDYEDDYSVKTRYDRKVAAYLCCLYKAGFAPPDGFKVKFKGNKEINEKIREENPINPERGISLADACTWFEKVWNHYKDWDFFSNYYEEKGREWADEELKAILGFLTRHKEPGSSSLVSGYLKLKPLKKLHSKNALVSFEKNIIKNLRDGKIIIVDLSQGDPEIQNLYSERICREIFNDAMRRFIATKPNNFIQFYFEEAHNLFPKKDDKDLSQIYNRIAKEGAKLNLGMIYATQEVSSISSNILKNTQNWFIAHLNNEDETKELKKYYDFSDFTDSLIKFSANNDKGFVRMKTYSNPFVVPVQIDKFLADRR from the coding sequence ATGGACTCAGTTTTAAGTAAAATTGAAAGCGAAATTAAAACAATTTTTAGGGATGGTAGGAAAGAAGAAAATTTTGTAGGTCGTCCTTTCTATTTGGATTATAACAAAGCTCTTATTTTGGTTTCAGATGCTTGGAAGTGGAGAGTTAAAGGGATACCCCAAGGTGCATTTCTGCTTGCTTTTTATGAAGGTGAAGATGATGTGGAAGAAGCTATTTTGCTGAGAGCTTTGACGCCGACAAAATTACCTACAGATAATAATGTTATAAGTGCTATGATTGAATATTATAAGGATAATTTAGATACATCAGGTCGGGCTGGGGCTAAAAAGGAAAGTAAATTAGATGATTTTACAAGGTATGAGTTTAGTTTTTCTGGATTAGAATGTAGGATTTTGGGAGTTTTTTATAAAACTGTTATTGATGGTAAAGAAAAAATAGAATTTGGAGCTGATTTGGAAAATTTTTATTCGGCAAATAATTATAAAGTATATAAAGCCAGGGGAAAAGTTTTAGAAGAGATAGTAAATCAAAGAGTTGGAGATGTTATTCCAGGAAATGAAAATGAGTTTAAAATTGGAAAGGTTAGATACAGTTCAACCAGGCGTTTCCAAAATCAAGAACCTGAAGAAATAAAAGTTTACATCAGTCCGAAGGACTTTTTAGGAAAACGAACTGCTTTGTTTGGAATGACCAGAACCGGAAAATCTAACACAGTGAAAAAGATAATAGAAGCAACAGCCGAGATTTCTAAAAAAGCGAAAAATAAATTAAACGATTCTATTTCTCCTGAAGAAGCATTGGAAATGTTTGATAAAAGTGGGGCACCAAAATATCCAGTAGGACAAATTATTTTTGATATAAATGGTGAATATGCTAATGCAAATATGCAAGATGAAGGAACTGCTATCTTTGAATTGTATAAAGAAGATGTAATTCGATATAGTGTTTTAGAAAAAGAGGGTTTTAATGTAATGAAAGTCAATTTTTATAAGGACATAGAAGCAGGGTTTTCTTTGATATTAAACCATTTTAGAGAAGTTGGTGAAAATTCAGATTATGTAAATAGTTTTTTATCAATATCTCTTGAGAAACCTGAAGATTATGAAGATGACTATAGTGTGAAAACTAGATATGATAGAAAAGTGGCAGCATATTTGTGTTGTCTATACAAAGCTGGATTTGCACCTCCTGATGGTTTTAAAGTAAAATTTAAGGGGAATAAAGAAATAAATGAAAAAATAAGGGAAGAAAATCCAATAAATCCTGAAAGAGGGATTTCCTTGGCAGATGCCTGTACATGGTTTGAGAAAGTTTGGAATCATTATAAAGATTGGGATTTTTTTTCCAATTATTATGAAGAGAAAGGTAGAGAGTGGGCAGATGAAGAATTAAAAGCAATTCTTGGTTTTTTAACAAGGCACAAAGAACCGGGGAGCAGTAGCCTGGTTAGTGGTTATTTAAAGTTAAAACCATTAAAAAAGCTTCATAGTAAAAATGCACTTGTTTCATTTGAAAAGAATATAATTAAAAATCTTAGAGATGGAAAAATAATAATAGTTGATTTATCGCAGGGTGATCCTGAAATTCAAAATCTCTATTCAGAAAGAATATGTAGGGAAATTTTCAATGATGCTATGAGAAGGTTCATCGCAACGAAGCCCAATAATTTTATTCAATTCTATTTTGAAGAAGCACATAACTTGTTTCCTAAAAAGGATGATAAAGATTTAAGTCAGATTTACAATAGAATTGCTAAAGAAGGGGCAAAATTAAATTTAGGGATGATTTATGCTACTCAGGAAGTAAGTTCTATATCTTCTAATATTTTGAAAAATACACAAAATTGGTTTATTGCCCATCTAAACAATGAAGACGAAACAAAAGAATTAAAAAAATACTATGATTTCTCAGATTTTACGGATTCTTTAATTAAATTTAGTGCTAATAATGATAAAGGTTTTGTGAGAATGAAGACATATTCTAATCCTTTTGTTGTGCCAGTTCAAATTGATAAGTTTTTAGCAGATAGGAGATAG
- a CDS encoding DNA-methyltransferase, whose translation MKTYFQTENGKFIIEDFFKLYDTYLSKHYKNKFQLILTSPPFPLNAKKQYGNYQGDEYKNWFIQLAPLFSNLLKEDGSIVIELGNAWEPGRPVQSTLHLECLLNFVHHEEAGLRLIQEFIVYNPSRLPSPAQWVTVNRIRTIDSYTHIWWIAKSDFPKADNRKVLRPYSKSMKSLLAKKKYNAGKRPSEHNIGKKSFLKNNGGSIAHNFFELEPLDEKREVRLPHNVLSFSNTNSNDFFLKTCRERGITPHPARMHKGIVEFFIEFLTDEDDLILDPFAGSNTTGYCAEKMNRRWISCEINEKYAEQAKIRFEDPLLNNRILQEL comes from the coding sequence ATGAAGACTTATTTTCAAACTGAAAATGGCAAATTTATTATAGAAGATTTTTTCAAATTATATGATACCTACCTTAGCAAACACTATAAAAACAAATTTCAGCTAATTTTAACTTCTCCACCTTTTCCTTTGAATGCAAAGAAACAGTATGGTAATTATCAGGGTGATGAATACAAAAACTGGTTTATACAGTTGGCACCTTTATTTTCGAATTTATTAAAAGAAGATGGTTCTATAGTAATTGAATTGGGCAATGCATGGGAGCCTGGAAGGCCAGTGCAATCTACATTACATTTAGAATGTCTTCTAAATTTTGTGCATCATGAAGAGGCAGGGTTACGTCTTATCCAAGAATTTATTGTTTATAATCCTTCGAGACTTCCTTCTCCTGCGCAATGGGTTACAGTAAATAGAATTAGGACAATTGATAGTTATACACATATATGGTGGATAGCAAAGAGTGATTTTCCAAAGGCTGACAATCGTAAAGTATTGAGACCTTATAGTAAAAGTATGAAGTCGTTATTGGCCAAAAAAAAATACAATGCAGGTAAGCGTCCATCAGAACATAATATAGGTAAAAAAAGTTTTTTAAAAAACAATGGAGGGAGCATTGCTCATAATTTTTTTGAGTTGGAGCCTTTAGATGAAAAACGAGAGGTAAGACTACCACATAATGTGCTCAGCTTTTCTAATACCAATTCGAATGATTTCTTTCTTAAAACGTGTCGGGAGCGTGGCATAACTCCACATCCAGCCAGAATGCATAAAGGGATAGTGGAGTTTTTTATTGAGTTTCTTACAGATGAGGACGACCTGATTTTGGATCCTTTTGCTGGAAGTAATACCACCGGTTATTGTGCCGAAAAAATGAATAGAAGATGGATTTCTTGTGAAATCAATGAGAAATATGCTGAGCAAGCGAAAATAAGATTTGAAGATCCATTATTAAATAATAGAATCTTACAGGAGTTGTGA
- a CDS encoding HEPN domain-containing protein: MSFDFYKFLEVSKTIKNNSQWVEEQHFIRTGISRAYYSVFRPARDKIKRFDFYDFMSEFKGSHDEIVKVLKILGIKQRKIRSLPHIFETLRRLRVNADYKDEKLNKEDLEKAISHAERCHSLIKQIQRY, translated from the coding sequence ATGAGTTTTGATTTTTATAAATTTCTTGAAGTTTCAAAAACAATAAAAAATAACTCACAATGGGTTGAAGAGCAGCATTTTATTCGAACCGGGATTAGTAGGGCTTATTATTCCGTTTTCCGGCCTGCACGTGATAAAATTAAAAGATTTGATTTTTATGATTTTATGAGTGAGTTTAAAGGTTCTCATGATGAAATAGTTAAAGTTTTAAAGATATTAGGTATAAAACAAAGAAAGATACGGAGTTTACCACACATATTTGAAACTTTAAGAAGATTGAGAGTAAATGCTGATTATAAAGATGAAAAGTTGAACAAAGAAGACTTAGAGAAGGCAATATCTCACGCTGAAAGATGTCATAGTTTAATAAAGCAGATTCAGAGATATTGA
- a CDS encoding BRCT domain-containing protein has translation MNRKVDFITDRVFNFCLSDVVDRQVDELIGLCKGVIADRVITESEAKYILKWLENNKESLNMYPNNIIYDRLSVMFADGVLDEEEKKDLLNLLADITGERVDSDYSLHNLSARLPYTNPLPEIEYEGRVFCFTGQLASMPRSKAAKIVEQKGGIFKKDFSKQVNYLVVGIISNPNWKHSTHGRKIEKALTYINNEGLDIKIIPEEHWIRFI, from the coding sequence ATGAACAGAAAGGTAGATTTTATAACTGATAGAGTTTTCAATTTTTGTTTATCAGATGTTGTCGATAGACAGGTTGATGAATTAATAGGGTTATGCAAAGGTGTGATTGCTGATAGGGTTATTACGGAATCTGAAGCAAAATATATTTTGAAATGGCTTGAAAATAATAAAGAGTCATTAAATATGTATCCTAACAATATTATATATGATAGATTATCAGTAATGTTTGCTGATGGAGTATTAGATGAAGAAGAAAAGAAGGATTTACTTAACTTATTAGCTGATATAACCGGAGAGCGTGTTGATTCGGATTATTCTTTGCATAATTTGAGTGCAAGGTTGCCATATACGAATCCGTTGCCAGAAATTGAATATGAAGGTAGAGTTTTTTGTTTTACTGGGCAACTAGCAAGTATGCCAAGAAGCAAAGCAGCAAAGATAGTAGAACAAAAAGGTGGTATATTTAAAAAAGATTTTTCCAAACAAGTGAATTATCTTGTTGTTGGGATAATTAGTAATCCTAACTGGAAACACTCAACACATGGTAGAAAAATTGAAAAAGCTTTGACGTATATAAACAACGAAGGTTTGGATATTAAAATAATTCCTGAAGAGCACTGGATAAGGTTTATTTGA
- a CDS encoding SAP domain-containing protein: MNDVITSLIIIGFIYFIFKKVVRGPKRQPNNIIYSKTYKSKRFTGFDESAFYTPKGNFKFPKYNISSPIRIRDVSDYQDIRESLKDDEIRIKSIEDFNEFFSYYDLQFEVESIVECFQRLKNYFNKDLEWAKKLRADMLEDLLYFCEDSDAVIFNEYDKWYDILKNTNFIREIEYSKDKYLSDLLVKDLKEICKKNGLKVSGNKKELIQRIKDSEITIEIPKHYEITKDICDEVMKICDFYIITIENLIKDFHPFYKYAIWDGVYDSSQCIYMTNIVKEKIKELEKIIKCN, encoded by the coding sequence ATGAACGATGTCATCACTTCTTTAATAATAATAGGATTTATCTATTTTATTTTTAAAAAAGTAGTAAGAGGGCCTAAGAGGCAACCAAATAATATAATTTACAGTAAAACTTATAAATCAAAACGATTCACAGGTTTTGATGAAAGTGCATTTTACACACCTAAAGGTAATTTTAAGTTTCCTAAATATAATATTAGTAGCCCTATAAGAATTCGTGATGTTTCTGATTATCAGGACATTAGAGAAAGTTTAAAAGACGACGAGATAAGAATTAAAAGCATTGAGGATTTCAATGAGTTTTTTTCTTATTATGACTTGCAATTTGAAGTGGAATCAATAGTTGAATGTTTTCAAAGATTAAAGAATTATTTTAATAAGGATTTAGAGTGGGCTAAAAAGTTACGTGCTGATATGTTAGAAGATTTACTTTATTTTTGTGAAGATAGTGATGCAGTTATATTTAATGAATATGATAAGTGGTATGATATTTTAAAAAATACTAATTTTATAAGAGAGATTGAATATTCTAAAGATAAGTATTTGTCAGATCTTTTAGTAAAAGACTTAAAGGAAATATGCAAGAAAAATGGCCTAAAAGTTTCAGGAAACAAGAAAGAATTGATTCAAAGAATTAAGGATTCAGAAATCACTATTGAAATACCTAAACATTATGAAATTACAAAAGATATATGTGATGAAGTAATGAAAATTTGTGATTTCTATATCATTACAATAGAAAATCTTATCAAAGACTTTCACCCTTTTTATAAATATGCGATATGGGATGGTGTTTATGACAGTTCACAATGTATTTATATGACAAATATCGTTAAAGAAAAAATTAAGGAATTGGAAAAAATAATTAAATGTAATTAA
- a CDS encoding DUF4400 domain-containing protein produces the protein MSEVATVSTFRYWIVFFLLIIIAGEFFIYKYKSNNNPDYKWNLLVKEQEHFKMVADKEDIEFVINVTNFIDNFMKGALRRAYYGVEGWFKPIMQLSIIRLYMYKFMLPLLIAAIILGLVEGNLRYKKKIEKFEITSSLKFHWILRLALAMKLMFIFGYVFSPIPVNPFLFIYGIPLTTLMVVYLLRANLPLEKL, from the coding sequence ATGTCTGAAGTGGCAACAGTAAGCACATTTAGATACTGGATTGTATTCTTTTTGCTGATAATAATAGCAGGAGAGTTCTTTATCTATAAATATAAGTCAAATAATAATCCTGATTATAAATGGAATCTTTTAGTGAAAGAACAGGAACATTTTAAAATGGTAGCAGATAAGGAAGATATAGAGTTTGTAATAAATGTAACTAATTTTATAGACAATTTTATGAAAGGAGCATTGAGAAGAGCGTATTATGGTGTAGAGGGTTGGTTTAAGCCTATAATGCAATTATCTATTATCAGATTGTATATGTATAAATTCATGCTCCCTCTTCTGATAGCTGCTATAATATTGGGATTAGTGGAAGGAAATCTACGCTATAAAAAGAAAATAGAAAAATTTGAAATAACAAGCTCGTTAAAATTTCATTGGATTTTAAGACTTGCTTTGGCCATGAAACTTATGTTTATATTCGGTTATGTATTTTCTCCGATTCCTGTAAATCCTTTTTTATTTATCTATGGGATACCTTTAACCACGCTGATGGTTGTTTACTTATTAAGAGCCAATTTACCTCTAGAAAAATTGTAA